The Calditrichota bacterium DNA segment ATTGACATTTCTATCGTTATACCCAATTATAATTCCACTTCTTATTTGTTACGATGCCTGTCCGGAATATTCGCGCAGAAGGCTGAGTGCAATTATGAAGTTATTGTTGTGGATAGTTCTGATGACGATCCCTCTGAAATAGTTGAAAGAGAATTTCCTCAAGTAAGGTGCCTTCATTTTGAAGGGAGGACTTATCCAGGG contains these protein-coding regions:
- a CDS encoding glycosyltransferase, whose translation is MMEGAFKEKIDISIVIPNYNSTSYLLRCLSGIFAQKAECNYEVIVVDSSDDDPSEIVEREFPQVRCLHFEGRTYPG